tcaggaaaatAGCTTTAAAGGTGCAGGTTTTTCTCTCCACTGCCACTTAAATATtttgccccccccaccccaaaaaaaACCAGACCTGAGTGGATGATCCATGTTTCTGGGCATATTGACCCTGACCCCCTTGACATTTGATAAGGCAAGTTTCTTAgctattttttttaatgattatAGAAGTATTGAAATTGTCATTGTTGGTATGCCTAAAGCTTCGAGCTaatagcaacaaaaaaacatAGCTAAACTAGCTACCTTTgtatttcagcaccatggaacAGCGATCGGGTGTTAgctagcatatatatatatatgtatatatatatatatatatgtatatatatcgtGTCAAGCGATCTGAAATAACAAGTACGTTAACATTAGCTCTTGTGTGTGGTGCGGGTTAGTGCTTGTTGGCCTCACCATTGTTGCTGATGTTGCTTGTTTGATAACTCTGACTGATTTTTAAAGTTCGAACTTGCTAAACTTCTGAAGGTCTTGGAATCTGCAACCGCCATCTTTGTCTCGTGATTAAGTAGCTAGTTGGACGTGTTGAAAGTGGCTCGTGAGCAAACTGATTATGAACATGTAAGCTCTTTCGTGTGAGTTTATGTTGCTGGAAAGGTTTCTGAAGTTGCCATTTCAAATAGTTAATGGGAAGGGTTGTGGTTACGGTTAAGGGTATGAACGTCCCAAGTATCCCGGATAGCTCTTACCATGcgatcaacccacccaaccccccTTGGTGACAGCATTTGGCGCACCCTACCAGACCGCGGAAGTATTGAGTTTAGCAAACTCGTAAAGATGTCTATCCAGGATGACCCAGTTCAAAGAGAAATCCATCAGGATTGGGCAAATCGCGAGTATATAGAAGTGATCACGAGTAGCATCAAGAAGATTGCCGATTTCCTAAATTCATTTGGTAAGCTTTACCCAAGGCATTCCTTCCTGCTTTCGTCCAGTGGCTCGCtcgttagctatctagctaaacaaGCAATCGACCACtcctagttaacgttagctagctaacgaatACTTGCTAGCTAGCTTGGGGTACGTACGGGTAGCGGTAACAGTATTTGATAGCTGGCCAGCGTGTAATGTTGTTACTGTCTTGTGAGCTTGTCATGACCTGAGAGAGCATAGCCCTGGTGCAGTCCATTGATGGTTGCTTATCTAGCCCGCATTCGACGCTAGCTTTAGGTAGCAGTGGTTGTTGCACAACAATTGCCAGTGGTATTATGAATGTCCTGGTCCCAGATGTAATCTACATGCCTTCTTTAGCCAACTCTAATTTGGCATGCCAAGTGGTGTCTGAGGAGTTAGTTACACATTGCATACAGAGATCTGGGGTCAGGTGAATGCTATAttgttatacttttttttttactattgtctGGCATCACACAATCCATATGTTTGAATTGAGTGTCCTGTGGATTGTGCTATGACCTCGAGGTTATATTTACTGTAGTGATCTACCTAAAATGAACTTGACCCTAATAGCTTAATAATAATAGGGCCAAACCAATCTAAGCCAAACTGTACTCAGCTGGCATGGCTACACATCCATCACAATTGCTGGAACCTTGCTGGAATGGACAATATGAAATGAATAAGAACAAAACATAAAGTCAATTTTCATGTGAATTTATTTTCCAGATATGTCCTGTCGGTCCCGGTTAGCCACTCTTAATGAGAAGCTAACTGCCTTGGAGCGGAGGATTGAATACATTGAGGCAAGGGTAAGTGGTTTTGAAATGATGGTATGAGGTTATAAAATACTGGTACAGAAAAAAATCTCAGTTGGAACATCTGAAATTCATTATGTATCTGTTTCTCACTCCCAAGGTTACTAAAGGTGAAACCCTGACCTAGACCTCCAGATGACTGCTGAAACACCATGAATACACCACTTTTCCTAATTTTCTGTTAATTATTTTATACGTACTTACTGTATAGTTGACATTTAGCTTTGCCTAAACATCAGACTTTCCTATGGTTACTCCATGGATATCCGTCTGAAAGAATTCGCTGTTAAAAAGACGCAATAGTCTCTACAAAGCAGAATGTTTACTAAAATGATATTTACACTTACTCTACCAGTTGTACATGCTGTTGGTCCTTTTGGCTGGCAGTAGGTGGAGATAGGGTATCCACAGGAAAGTGTTGTTTACCTGACTTTTTGTGGCACCAGTAGGTTCTGTTGCTTGTATTTTCAATCTATCGATGCATTGCACGTGATGCACAATATGTAGACAATAGCTGAATATAGTCGACCGAATAACATTTCCTCGCAATCAGCTGGAAGTGTTTGCTGTTAAGTTAGGCTCAGCCATATTGTGTAAGTGTTTGTCAAGTGCAAATTACATccgtattgaaaataaaatacaaacgATATACAGACTAGCGTACTGAAGGTTGGGTTGATAACACTTACCTGTGGATATTTTGTATCAGATTACCTCTGACATAGGGACAAAATTGGCAGGCAACAGGTAAAGTAAGCTGAAATTAAGTTTGTTCAACATTCTGACTTGTAATGGGACTGTTTGGGAATGCTGAGCCTACATATTAGTGACAAGTGTGTAAGTATTTCACTCACTGATTCTACGAAGAGGCTACATTTGGCTCAATTTGTTTTGGACCTTTTTTGTTTGATTCCGAACATATACCTGACTATTTTGTGTGTTAACAGTTTTAAACTCCATACTAAATTAATGAAAAGGCTATTTCATCCATTTTTATGGTTCAAACAGTGTATTATGTGCACTCAATCGTAGAGTGGAGAAGGACAAGCTTATCACTCAAGAAATCACTGTACAACTGCATTCTTGCTTTGTTTATCTTGCCAAGTGAATGTCTAAGCATACATCCACCTGTGTTTGAAACATTTGAACAGTTGATTTACCTGCTGTGAATCATGAATGACAAAATCAAAATGAGAGGCTTATGTCCCCAAGTGCCAAGTTGACACTGTTGCtgtttgtgtgtatttattaATCTTCTATTACTATCTCATGGTCATATTTGTACAGTACATAGTGACAATTGTTTTATggcaaaaaaaataaagaaactaaCATTGAAAGTGCAGCTATGTGTCATTTTCTCCAGACAAAAGGTTTGAGTAGTACAGATTATTAATTCTCACGCTCACAAGCTCCCGATGTTGCCTTTCATTAAATGTTATAGACCTGTGTGAAATGTTTTAGGCCTGTGAAAACCAGGCAGGACAGGCTAAACCTAGCCGCGTACGAAGGCACCGATCACCCTTGAAAAAACTTCGTTACCCAACATGCATCGTCTTTTTCCACGTTCCAGCCCTAAGCATCTTGGGAAGGAGAAAGTGTTGACgagtcaaacaccatttttcccTTTGAAATGTGCAAGTCCTTGAATTGTTTTCAAACATATTTGTATACTATTTTAAAGCGTGTTTAAACTGGTGAGTTACAATGCTTCTGTATAGTTGTACTCCTATGCGTTACTATTTGTGTTCTTAACCTAAGTACCAGCTAGCTCAAGGCAAGTCTCaatcagctaacgttagcttgaagCGTACGTCATTGTGTCTCCATCTTGCCTCTGCTTTCAGCAGACAAGCAAACTATCTAGCTAACTAGGTTGTATTTACATGctggaataataataatacactttTTTTCTTGTCCCCCAATTCCACACATCTCCACCCTTTGATAGTCGTGACAACCATTGAAATGGGACGGTGAGTTTAAATCAGCATAAAAATATTGTAGGTACTGTATTGTCTCGTTAGcaagttagctaacgttaacaaGCTACTTTTTtgtttgaccttttatttaactaggcaagtcagttaaaaaccatttcttattttacaatgaccgTCTACCCCGGACAAAGCTGGGCCAGttgtgccccgccctatgggactcccaatcaccctcggttgtgatacagcccgggatcgaacctacTAAGTTAGCTAACTTACAACTACACTTGCAATAATATTTCGGTCAAAGTCATTTAGCTTGCTGATTTTGGCTTATGTAATGTTTACCATTTCCATGGTTTGCTAGTAAGCAACTCTCCCTCATATTAAACTGGCTAGGGCGTTAGGCATCGCATCATCAGTGACATTCTCAGTATGAGAAAGCACAACCAGGTCTCAGCATTTCGTATTTAGTCTGAGACCAGACTTAAATGCAGTGGTTTGTTGGATAAACCTCTTGACTAAATCCACACACAACAATTTCAGCTTGAAGAATAAATCAGAATTGGGAGGATTACATTTCTAACTGTAAATAAAAGTACTTGGAAGTTATCTTGACCAATATACAATTGCATTGGAACACATTCTTTATTCCTTGAGTGTGTCAAATTTCAATCAGCTTTTTACTGTGTATGTATGCCTGACTGTGTGCACAGGTTGAGTCGCACAGAGCGTAGCGGCAGATACGGCGGCAACGATCTGGGCCGTGGTGAGTCAGAGTGGCGTGAGAGGGGAGAGCAGGACATGCACCgatggggagaagagagacaCAGCGAACGCTACGATGGAGGAGAACGCCGGGGGAGCAGAGGCAGTCCAGAGGTATGTGTTCTGAGTCAGACACCCAGTGACATGACTTGTAATGGGAGTGCATCCAAAACCAATCTCATTGACTACTAGTAGAGTCCACTGATCAGGGACCGGTATCAATGCTTGGCCGGGGCCAGTGAATCTCGTCTGTCCTGACCGGGCCAGTAACTTTTCAGCACATTTTTGCCTTCCGGTTCAACATTTACCTTTAGTGTCGCGTTCTGCCATTGAAAAGCATTAAAGACTACAAGTGGAAAATTCATGCAATTTGAACAATTTGATTGGTCTTTCCTTCTAACACCACCATGCTCCAGCGAGTCACAACTTTCCAAGCACTACATGAGTTGATGCCttcacactagaggtcgaccgattaatcagaatggccgatttcaaattttcataacaatcagtatttttgggcgcAGATTTATTTTaaatcttttttatttattttatttatacctacatttaactaggcaagtcagttaagaacacattcttattttcaatgacggcctaggaacggtgggttacctgcctcgttcaggggcagaacgacagattttctcCTTGtcagattttattgatgtattatattaagttaaaataagtgttcaatatgggcctcctgggtggcacagtggttaagggcgctgtactgcagcgccagctgtgccaccagagactctgggtttgcccccaggctctgtcgtgaccgggaggtccgtggggcgacgcacaattggcatagcgtccgggttagggagggtttggccggtagggatatccttgtctcatcgcgtaccagcgactcctgtggcgggccgggcgcagtgcacactgaccaaggttgccaggtgcacggtgtttcctccgacacattgatgtggctggcttccgggttggatgcgtgctgtgttaagaagcagtgcggcttggttgggttgtgtatcggaggacgtatgactttcaaccttcgtctctcccgagcctgtacgggagttgtagcgatgagaccatatagtagctactaacaattggataccacgaaaaagggggtaaaaaaaataagtgttcattcagtattgttattgtcattattacaaatacatttttaaaaatcggccgattaatcggtatcggcttttttggtcctccaataatcggtattggcgttgaaaaatcataatcggtcaacctctacttcACACATCACACGTGAGCTGTCCAGAGGAAAAATAAGTGACCATCAATCTACTCGCTGAGCTTATTTATTTTAGGGGAACGTGATTTACAAAGGTAAACCTTCAATAGTGAACATACTAACAAAATGCTGGCTACTGTTGGTAGTCTACAAAAATAAGCTACAAATAAAACAACTAGTCTTGGCTAGCCTACTGTATGATCTGCATCATACaaattttgtgcttcagttgcaaTTCTCCACTCAGATGAAGAATGACCATTGGTGAATTTATCAGCAGACAGCGGTCTGATTTGATGTGTAGCTATTTTTCTCGTGAAGcctatgtatttatttttcagtAAAATGCAAGATTAACTTCAAGCTAAACATGGGGAAATATAGCTAGCTATGTTTTTTCTAGGAAAAACATTATAAATGTACCTTGCCTTTTCATTGTTAGATCATTTACTTGTGACTGCTAGTGAAATAGCTTTGCAcatctgttgtcatctgatgaaaatgaagcCATTTTCTGTGTATGTTTTGGTTTAATGTTTTTAATGTAAAGGAAAACTACactactatatatacaaaagtatgtggacaccccttcaaatgagtgaattcaACTGTTTCGGCCACACCCGTTTCTGACGggtatataaaatcgagcacacagccatgcaaactccatagacaaacattggcagtagaatggccaaaatgaagagctcagtgaggtcagtttgtcaaatttctgccctgatagagctgccccgggcaactgtaagtgctgttattgtgaagtggaaacgtctaggcgCAACAACgcctcagccgcaaagtggtaggccatgtttttcatggtttgggcaaggccccttagttccagtgaaggggaatGTTAACGCTgcagaatacaatgacattctagacaattctatgcttccaactttgtggcaacagttttagggaaggccttttcctgtttcatgACAATTTCCCCCTCGCActaagcaaggtccatacagaaatggtttgtcgagatcggtgtgaaagaacttgactggcctgcgcaAAGGCCTCA
This sequence is a window from Oncorhynchus kisutch isolate 150728-3 linkage group LG1, Okis_V2, whole genome shotgun sequence. Protein-coding genes within it:
- the LOC109898970 gene encoding probable protein BRICK1-A is translated as MRSTHPTPLGDSIWRTLPDRGSIEFSKLVKMSIQDDPVQREIHQDWANREYIEVITSSIKKIADFLNSFDMSCRSRLATLNEKLTALERRIEYIEARVTKGETLT